Proteins from one Candidatus Nitrospira nitrosa genomic window:
- a CDS encoding class I SAM-dependent methyltransferase — MAVDQGTKDCSIPCNLCGGTEVSILSTRSRSRNPLRTVICQACGLVWSDPRPHDARQFYEAEYRLAYKNTYSPKPKHVVRAGKVALSRFGKITQLLSSRKTVLDVGTGGGEFAYLLQSLGHVVNGIEPNRGYADHSIQQYGLTVQVGFVQDATFAPASFDIVTIWHVLEHTEDPGFILARLRSWLKPDGVLVVEVPNVEATCQAPRNTFHEAHLYNFNVVSLRRLAKKQGLYETSHLISQDGGNITMFFTPKEPLIADPFSAMIPGNCEWISRIVRQHTFLRHHLSPSPYVRVWQRLCRSLEERRETAASSSGKAILDGLYAPHVQAHVPTCA; from the coding sequence ATGGCCGTGGACCAAGGTACGAAGGATTGTTCCATCCCCTGTAACCTCTGTGGCGGGACCGAGGTTTCGATTCTTTCAACCAGAAGTCGTAGCAGGAACCCGTTACGGACCGTCATCTGCCAAGCCTGTGGGCTCGTATGGTCGGATCCGCGGCCACACGATGCCCGACAGTTTTATGAAGCAGAGTATCGCCTTGCGTATAAGAACACCTACAGTCCGAAACCCAAGCATGTCGTGCGTGCGGGCAAGGTCGCTCTGTCACGGTTTGGGAAGATTACGCAGTTGTTGTCGAGTCGGAAAACAGTACTCGACGTCGGCACTGGAGGCGGAGAGTTCGCCTATTTACTCCAATCGCTGGGTCATGTTGTGAATGGGATCGAGCCGAATCGAGGGTATGCTGATCATTCGATCCAACAATATGGGTTGACGGTTCAAGTTGGATTCGTACAAGACGCGACGTTTGCTCCCGCCTCGTTCGATATCGTGACGATTTGGCATGTCCTTGAACATACGGAAGACCCGGGCTTCATTCTGGCACGCCTCCGTTCTTGGTTAAAACCTGACGGGGTACTCGTTGTAGAGGTTCCGAATGTGGAGGCGACCTGCCAGGCACCTCGCAATACATTCCACGAAGCCCACCTCTACAATTTCAATGTTGTGTCATTGCGCCGGTTAGCCAAAAAACAGGGATTGTATGAAACCTCGCATCTCATCTCCCAGGATGGTGGGAATATCACGATGTTTTTCACTCCAAAAGAGCCCCTGATTGCCGATCCATTCTCCGCTATGATTCCAGGAAATTGCGAGTGGATCTCGAGAATTGTGCGCCAACACACGTTTTTGCGGCATCACCTCAGTCCCTCCCCATATGTGCGAGTGTGGCAACGTCTCTGTCGGTCGCTCGAAGAGCGACGCGAAACGGCAGCTTCGAGCAGCGGTAAGGCGATACTTGATGGCCTCTATGCCCCTCATGTGCAGGCCCATGTCCCCACATGTGCATGA